A single Pseudoalteromonas rubra DNA region contains:
- a CDS encoding DoxX family protein: protein MLILAGLLATFFTLAGSQKIFSWSTRVFTIQSAFFRRYGLGRKHMYAIGLIESLAAGLMVFAILTEHAESMLLGAVLILITSVGACYFHFRYDTFKDAIPAILTGTGSGVLLALGLL from the coding sequence ATGTTAATACTCGCGGGCTTGCTGGCCACTTTTTTCACTCTTGCCGGTTCTCAAAAGATATTTTCCTGGAGCACACGGGTGTTCACTATACAAAGTGCGTTTTTCAGGCGATATGGGCTTGGCAGAAAGCATATGTATGCGATTGGACTCATTGAGTCGCTTGCTGCTGGGTTGATGGTGTTTGCTATTTTGACTGAGCACGCAGAAAGTATGCTGCTTGGTGCAGTATTAATACTAATAACCTCAGTAGGGGCGTGCTACTTCCACTTTAGGTATGACACCTTTAAGGATGCCATTCCCGCAATATTAACGGGAACGGGCTCAGGAGTTTTGCTGGCTTTAGGGTTGCTGTGA
- a CDS encoding S9 family peptidase — MTTIKFSAIAGAVLLASACSQITSNNNTDTQTTQQQIQPPVAQKVPHVTQIHGYELVDNYHWLRDDSRSSEKVLTHLEQENRYADVKLAPIETLRETLFEEIKNKIAKDDRSVPYKRGDYYYFSEVKGDQEYRNFYRSKSADGSNATEIFNANKQAEGQSYYALGAISISPDGKLMAFAEDTLSRRIYTISIKNLETGEIYTDKLEGAADSIEWGSDNRSLYYIKKDPVTLLGYQVYRHVLGQEQSQDKLVYEEKDNTYYTYLEKSKEGSEIYIVHDSTEAKGVSVIDANNPNAQPQRLLPRTKGHEYSLIKQGDFYFIYTNDNAVNFKLMKAHKNDVADKRKWKTIIAHNPDAKLEEVELFNQHLVYQSRVEGIGTLNVLDLKTKQHKALTFKDPAYMVSMTGNRTLDSQFVRVNYQSLTTPKTIYDIDLTTLKKTQRKQTKVLGNFNANDYASERLFIEARDGTKVPVTLVYKKATFKKDGTNPLLQYGYGSYGSTRDPYFRVSTLSLLDRGFVYAIAHIRGSQALGRPWYEDGKKLNKKNTFNDFIDVTKALTKSGYGDPKRLYARGGSAGGLLMGAVINQEPELYHGVHSAVPFVDVINTMLDESLPLTTNEYDEWGNPNDKVYFDYMRSYSPYDQVSAQNYPNMLVTTGLHDSQVQYFEPAKWVAKLREYKTDDNTLLLKTDMSAGHGGASGRFKRIHDTALSYGFIIGLAEGKL; from the coding sequence ATGACAACGATTAAATTCAGCGCCATTGCTGGTGCCGTTTTACTGGCGAGCGCCTGCAGCCAGATCACATCAAATAACAACACAGACACCCAAACAACACAGCAGCAAATTCAGCCCCCTGTGGCGCAAAAAGTGCCCCATGTTACCCAAATCCATGGTTATGAACTGGTCGACAACTATCACTGGCTACGCGATGATTCAAGAAGTTCGGAAAAAGTGCTTACTCACCTTGAGCAGGAAAACCGCTACGCAGACGTGAAGCTGGCGCCTATTGAGACATTGCGTGAGACCCTGTTTGAAGAAATTAAAAATAAAATCGCCAAAGACGATCGCAGCGTCCCTTATAAACGTGGCGACTACTATTATTTCAGTGAAGTGAAAGGCGATCAGGAATACCGCAACTTCTATCGCAGTAAAAGCGCAGACGGCAGCAATGCCACTGAGATTTTTAACGCCAACAAGCAAGCCGAAGGCCAGTCTTATTATGCGCTGGGTGCGATTAGCATCAGCCCGGATGGCAAGCTCATGGCATTTGCGGAAGATACCCTCAGCCGTCGCATTTATACCATCAGTATTAAAAACCTTGAAACTGGTGAAATTTATACCGACAAACTCGAGGGTGCTGCGGATAGCATTGAGTGGGGAAGCGACAACCGTAGCCTTTACTACATTAAAAAAGACCCCGTCACTTTGCTGGGATATCAGGTCTATCGTCACGTGCTGGGCCAAGAACAATCACAAGATAAACTGGTCTACGAAGAAAAAGACAACACCTACTATACCTACCTGGAAAAAAGCAAAGAAGGCAGTGAGATTTACATTGTCCACGACAGTACAGAAGCCAAAGGGGTGTCTGTCATTGATGCCAACAACCCTAACGCTCAGCCACAACGTCTTTTACCACGTACCAAGGGCCATGAATATAGCTTGATCAAACAGGGCGACTTCTACTTTATTTATACCAATGACAATGCCGTTAACTTCAAGCTAATGAAAGCCCACAAAAATGATGTGGCTGACAAGCGTAAATGGAAAACCATCATTGCGCACAACCCCGATGCTAAGCTGGAAGAAGTAGAACTGTTTAATCAGCATCTGGTTTATCAGTCTCGCGTTGAAGGGATAGGTACCCTGAATGTGTTAGATCTTAAAACCAAACAACACAAAGCGCTCACGTTTAAAGATCCCGCCTACATGGTGTCAATGACAGGCAACCGAACCCTGGATAGTCAGTTTGTCCGGGTCAACTATCAGAGCCTGACCACGCCGAAAACCATTTATGATATTGACCTGACTACTCTGAAAAAAACCCAGCGCAAGCAAACTAAAGTACTGGGCAACTTCAATGCCAATGATTATGCCTCTGAACGTCTGTTTATCGAAGCCAGAGATGGCACCAAAGTGCCGGTAACCCTGGTCTATAAAAAGGCAACATTCAAAAAAGATGGCACTAACCCACTCTTACAGTATGGTTATGGATCTTACGGCTCAACCCGTGACCCTTACTTCAGAGTCAGCACTTTGAGCTTACTGGATCGTGGCTTTGTTTATGCCATTGCCCATATTCGTGGCTCTCAGGCGCTCGGGAGACCTTGGTATGAAGATGGTAAAAAGCTCAATAAAAAGAATACCTTTAATGACTTCATCGACGTCACCAAGGCACTGACTAAGTCAGGGTATGGCGATCCAAAACGCCTTTACGCCCGCGGTGGCAGTGCTGGCGGCCTGTTGATGGGCGCAGTGATCAACCAGGAACCAGAACTGTATCACGGCGTGCACTCTGCGGTACCCTTTGTCGATGTGATCAATACCATGCTGGATGAGTCATTACCGCTGACAACCAATGAGTACGATGAGTGGGGTAACCCGAATGACAAAGTCTATTTTGACTATATGCGCTCTTATTCACCTTATGATCAGGTGAGCGCACAGAATTACCCGAACATGCTGGTCACCACTGGCTTGCATGACTCTCAGGTACAGTACTTTGAACCTGCCAAATGGGTTGCAAAACTGCGTGAATATAAAACCGACGATAACACGCTGTTGTTAAAAACCGATATGTCTGCCGGTCACGGTGGCGCATCGGGTCGCTTTAAGCGCATTCATGATACCGCGCTGAGCTATGGCTTTATCATTGGCCTGGCTGAGGGCAAACTGTAA
- a CDS encoding DUF6326 family protein, which translates to MTNAILTTCASQDSRTRIKIATLWLLVMLNMIYADILAFVSAFITPGVIDTLMSGYSGSVKLTQELLLVSAILIEIPIVMIFLSQYLSYRLNRLCNLVAVPLTFLFVLGGIETDPFYLFLACIQLALLLSIAWMVIRWRAPEAAVLSTAQS; encoded by the coding sequence ATGACAAACGCAATTTTAACCACCTGTGCATCACAGGATAGCCGCACTCGCATCAAAATCGCGACACTATGGCTGTTAGTTATGCTGAATATGATTTATGCCGATATTTTGGCCTTTGTTTCAGCCTTTATCACTCCGGGTGTAATAGACACTTTAATGAGCGGCTACTCAGGCTCAGTTAAACTCACCCAAGAGTTACTTTTGGTCTCAGCCATACTCATCGAGATTCCCATCGTGATGATTTTCCTGTCCCAATATCTCAGCTATCGATTAAACCGCCTCTGTAATCTGGTGGCTGTCCCGTTAACTTTCCTGTTTGTACTGGGTGGTATTGAAACGGATCCTTTCTACCTGTTTCTGGCATGCATACAGCTCGCCCTGCTTTTAAGCATAGCCTGGATGGTCATACGGTGGCGAGCACCTGAAGCGGCAGTGTTAAGCACAGCTCAAAGTTGA
- a CDS encoding alpha/beta hydrolase codes for MKFLKGFGVAAACWLSTAAADVQPASVYDKARDRAIPVEITYPESQAQCSGQALCPVAFLGAGYGMSHTDYTFLSKVLNKHGYLVVAIGHELPGDPPLSVSGNLFETRSENWQRGAKTLAFLHEELQHSITGYDFNNLTLVGHSNGGDISAWLGNEGKPYVKQIITLDHRRVPLPKTKDIKVLSIRASDFPADSGVLPSEAEQVEFGSCVVTIPKARHDDIADFGPGWLKDKITQLVQLHLDGKPCSQLQQA; via the coding sequence ATGAAGTTTCTAAAAGGATTTGGTGTGGCAGCTGCCTGCTGGTTGAGTACAGCTGCGGCCGACGTTCAACCTGCCAGTGTTTACGATAAAGCCCGTGATAGGGCCATTCCGGTGGAGATCACTTATCCCGAATCTCAGGCACAATGCAGTGGACAAGCCCTTTGCCCGGTGGCGTTCCTCGGAGCAGGCTACGGTATGTCGCATACTGATTACACCTTTTTATCCAAAGTGCTGAATAAACACGGGTATCTGGTGGTCGCAATCGGACACGAATTACCGGGCGATCCGCCGCTTTCTGTCTCTGGTAATTTGTTTGAAACGCGCAGTGAAAACTGGCAGCGTGGTGCAAAAACACTGGCGTTTTTACACGAAGAATTGCAACACAGCATAACCGGATACGATTTTAATAATTTAACTTTGGTTGGCCACTCAAATGGGGGTGATATTTCTGCCTGGCTGGGAAATGAAGGCAAGCCCTATGTTAAACAGATCATTACCTTAGACCATCGCCGTGTGCCATTACCAAAAACTAAGGATATCAAGGTGCTGTCTATACGTGCCAGCGACTTTCCGGCAGACTCGGGCGTGCTGCCCAGCGAAGCGGAGCAAGTCGAGTTTGGCAGCTGCGTGGTGACCATTCCCAAAGCGCGCCATGATGATATCGCTGACTTTGGTCCAGGCTGGTTGAAGGATAAGATCACGCAGCTGGTGCAGTTACATCTGGATGGGAAGCCGTGTTCACAGTTGCAACAAGCATAG
- a CDS encoding RNA polymerase sigma factor, translating to MNTQHAFKQMLADNDGRIRYIADRYGGPSDRDDMYQEILLQLWRSYESFSGQSSIGTWVYKVALNTANTFAKTRIKHNDIKQSVSRHSKQQPHAEQTGCQADILNQFMDKLSDIDAGVLMMYLDGLKSEDIAQVTGISDNAVRSRIKRIKREFEQNFVGDES from the coding sequence GTGAACACACAACACGCATTCAAACAGATGCTCGCTGACAACGACGGGCGGATCCGATATATCGCTGACCGCTACGGCGGGCCGAGTGACCGCGATGACATGTACCAGGAGATCCTGCTGCAATTGTGGCGCAGCTATGAAAGCTTTTCGGGGCAGTCCTCAATCGGCACCTGGGTGTATAAAGTCGCGCTGAATACGGCCAACACCTTTGCCAAAACCCGAATTAAACACAATGACATTAAACAATCCGTTTCCAGGCATAGCAAACAGCAACCTCACGCTGAACAAACAGGCTGTCAGGCCGACATTCTGAATCAGTTTATGGACAAGCTCAGTGATATCGATGCTGGTGTCCTGATGATGTATCTGGATGGCCTGAAATCGGAAGACATTGCACAGGTAACAGGGATAAGCGACAACGCAGTCCGCTCACGGATAAAGCGCATTAAGCGTGAGTTTGAACAGAACTTTGTAGGAGACGAGTCATGA
- a CDS encoding MerR family transcriptional regulator encodes MKIGELSKQTGISIRMLRYYEEQGLLHPSRSPSGYRHYTSNDIQTLTRIQLLSAAGMTLNTILQFLPCIRGDRPIFEPCDELRNLLHSEIKAVDEKAARLAESKAILSRFLEEIEQG; translated from the coding sequence ATGAAAATCGGCGAATTATCGAAACAAACAGGGATCAGCATTCGCATGCTGCGGTATTACGAAGAGCAAGGCTTGCTTCACCCCAGCCGCTCCCCTTCAGGCTATCGCCACTACACATCGAACGATATCCAGACTCTGACCCGTATTCAGTTACTGAGCGCGGCAGGCATGACACTCAATACCATTTTGCAGTTCCTGCCCTGTATTCGCGGCGACAGGCCCATTTTTGAACCCTGTGACGAGCTCAGAAACCTGTTACATAGCGAAATCAAAGCCGTTGATGAAAAAGCCGCGCGACTGGCTGAGAGTAAAGCGATACTCAGTCGGTTTTTGGAGGAAATTGAGCAAGGGTAA
- a CDS encoding tetratricopeptide repeat protein, whose product MKSKLLIPLTLLVYCNITTASVELGQAEFDKGNLRLAQSILSQQQTSDYQKPLLLARIALRSDQDETALQHLEAAIEQHPNNPELYFAHAEVVAKIAEQASIFSVSGYIKKLKASFIKAVELAPDNREYRSTLIKFYINAPSMFGGDKQAALTHIQALEKVSPFDAFLTRLYLAAKSDEQEEFARLIKIGQQNFAADPRYFYTLGQIYLDQEESEMALNQFRSAANKQAKNLKQEKARYQSLVLIGTLSQQLKRNYDEGQNALQQYLNEAAHHYDLPDKNLVKFRLASIAMAQKKTTLAQRLLNEVITETLSDKLKKKARSALKKLARA is encoded by the coding sequence ATGAAAAGCAAACTGCTTATTCCCCTTACTCTGCTTGTTTATTGCAACATAACCACAGCCAGTGTTGAACTGGGCCAGGCAGAATTCGACAAAGGTAATCTGCGCCTTGCGCAATCCATTTTGTCGCAACAGCAAACCTCTGATTATCAAAAACCACTGCTTCTGGCACGCATAGCACTTAGAAGCGATCAGGACGAAACGGCACTGCAACACTTAGAAGCAGCCATAGAGCAGCACCCAAACAATCCGGAGCTCTATTTTGCACATGCCGAAGTCGTCGCTAAAATTGCCGAACAAGCCAGTATTTTTAGCGTGTCTGGGTATATCAAAAAACTCAAAGCCTCATTCATCAAAGCAGTCGAACTGGCACCAGACAATCGTGAATACCGCAGTACGCTGATCAAGTTTTACATCAATGCGCCCAGCATGTTTGGTGGTGACAAACAGGCCGCTTTAACGCACATTCAGGCACTGGAAAAAGTCTCGCCCTTTGATGCTTTTCTGACTCGCTTATACCTGGCCGCTAAGTCAGATGAACAAGAAGAGTTCGCTCGTCTGATAAAGATTGGGCAGCAAAACTTTGCCGCCGACCCCCGCTATTTTTATACTTTAGGCCAAATCTATCTTGATCAGGAAGAGTCTGAAATGGCCCTAAATCAGTTCAGAAGTGCAGCTAACAAGCAGGCAAAAAACCTGAAACAAGAAAAAGCCCGATATCAGTCTCTGGTGTTAATTGGTACTTTAAGTCAGCAACTGAAGCGCAATTATGACGAGGGGCAGAACGCACTACAGCAGTATCTGAATGAGGCAGCCCATCACTACGACCTGCCCGACAAAAACCTGGTCAAATTCAGGTTGGCTTCGATAGCCATGGCACAAAAGAAAACCACACTCGCGCAGCGACTATTAAACGAAGTCATAACTGAAACGCTGAGTGACAAGCTAAAGAAAAAAGCCCGCTCCGCTTTGAAAAAGTTAGCCAGGGCCTGA
- a CDS encoding energy transducer TonB: protein MKYLLTALFTLVFIGGCTSTQQADPQIKNGYVQMQFDINEQGRPENIRIIESSHNGLFDQEAIRSLKKWKYNPKTKNGTPVRQTNQKVRLEFDIKN from the coding sequence ATGAAATACTTACTGACCGCGCTGTTTACCCTGGTTTTTATCGGTGGTTGCACGTCAACTCAGCAGGCAGATCCTCAGATTAAAAACGGCTATGTTCAGATGCAATTCGATATTAACGAGCAAGGCAGGCCCGAGAATATTCGCATCATTGAATCGAGCCATAATGGCTTATTTGATCAAGAAGCCATACGCTCACTAAAAAAATGGAAATATAACCCTAAGACAAAGAATGGCACACCCGTCAGGCAGACCAACCAAAAGGTACGGCTGGAATTTGATATTAAAAATTAA
- a CDS encoding aminotransferase class IV family protein — protein sequence MKEHTFTPQTVVNGTLLQDPQMSQLAFSGFAHFTAMQVRDGMVKGMDLHLNRLRHASVELFGQALSDEEILTSVRTAIAAAGKDLSLTVTLYSAHGEFTLDSMDTHPNIMVRTGAPANGPSGPLKLLATEYCRPLPEIKHVGEISKTYYLHKAAQQGYDDAVFIDDTGCLSEGTIWNLAFWDGETVIWPQAPKLQGTMMSMVQRKLCLLNIEQRTEPVTLASLPSLRGAVVMNSWTPGVEVAEISGHRLKESESLSVLLHQAYAVEPMQAI from the coding sequence ATGAAAGAACACACCTTTACGCCGCAAACTGTGGTTAACGGTACGCTACTTCAGGATCCTCAAATGAGCCAGCTGGCCTTCTCTGGTTTTGCACATTTTACCGCTATGCAGGTGCGTGATGGCATGGTAAAGGGCATGGATCTGCATCTGAACAGGTTACGTCATGCGTCAGTCGAATTGTTTGGTCAGGCATTGTCTGATGAAGAAATTCTGACGTCTGTTCGCACGGCGATCGCTGCGGCGGGCAAAGACTTGTCTTTGACGGTGACTCTGTATTCTGCCCATGGCGAGTTCACCCTGGATAGTATGGACACCCACCCGAATATTATGGTTCGTACTGGTGCTCCTGCGAATGGACCGAGCGGGCCGCTGAAACTGCTGGCTACCGAATATTGCCGACCTTTGCCTGAAATTAAACATGTCGGGGAGATAAGCAAAACTTACTACCTCCACAAAGCTGCACAGCAGGGCTATGATGATGCTGTATTCATAGATGATACAGGTTGTCTGAGTGAAGGGACCATCTGGAATCTTGCCTTTTGGGATGGTGAAACGGTGATTTGGCCACAGGCGCCAAAACTACAAGGCACTATGATGAGCATGGTTCAGCGGAAACTATGCTTACTTAATATCGAGCAGCGCACTGAACCTGTGACATTGGCGAGTTTGCCATCGCTTCGCGGGGCTGTGGTGATGAACTCTTGGACACCAGGTGTAGAAGTGGCGGAAATTTCAGGGCACCGCCTGAAAGAGTCTGAATCCTTATCTGTGCTTCTTCATCAGGCTTATGCGGTGGAGCCTATGCAGGCAATCTAG
- a CDS encoding S9 family peptidase — translation MPFGLKRTLQCSLLAFATLPVLAQANAGLQAEDIFELEYASDPQISPNGEQVVYVRNSNDVMKDAKRQNLWLVDAKTGVQSPLFSDENRYHQPRWSPDGSKIAFLSDVSGSTQVHVHYIAQNRTALLTQLQAGISDLTWSPDGKWLAFSQKVEEKPAVIAKMPAKPKGAKWSESAIVIDKAYYQADGRGLVKPGYRQIFVLPSEGGTPRQLTSGNYHHSGKLAWRSDSKGIVFSANRIADWEYKRLEGDLFEVDFAGKITQLTNAPGREHSPSFSENGKQLAFLSSSGELNPYRNHKLNIMNWQSKESRMIAKDFDRSIQSPSWIGSTKLAIAYDDHGMRKLATITTKGKIKDLTNTLSGTTLGRPYLSGQFSANFDGEIAFTKGSSSRPADVAVTTSKGKVKSLTALNEDLLAHKTLGKVHEITYKSSFDGEQIQGWYITPPNFDPNKKYPLLMEIHGGPHLAYGPHFSAELQRYAAQGYVVFYDNHRGSSSYGERFAMLLKYKYSSKEDFADHNSGVDAMITKGFIDQDNLFIAGGSAGGIATAYAIGLTDRFNAAVVVKPVINWLSKVLTADSGLVQIPTQFPGMPWEHVDHYWERSPLSLVGNVTTPTMLMTGEEDLRTPMAETEQFYQALKHRKIDSVLVKIPGAPHGIAGRPSRMISKIEHTLAWFEKYTK, via the coding sequence ATGCCTTTTGGACTGAAACGTACTTTGCAATGTTCCTTACTGGCGTTTGCAACACTACCCGTATTGGCGCAGGCTAATGCCGGGCTACAGGCAGAAGATATTTTTGAGCTTGAATATGCAAGCGATCCGCAAATATCGCCTAATGGTGAGCAAGTGGTGTACGTACGTAACAGCAACGACGTGATGAAGGATGCCAAAAGACAAAACTTGTGGTTGGTCGATGCAAAAACGGGCGTACAGTCTCCGTTGTTTTCTGACGAAAACCGTTATCATCAGCCGCGCTGGTCGCCCGATGGCAGCAAGATAGCCTTTTTGAGTGATGTGTCTGGCAGCACTCAGGTGCACGTGCATTACATTGCGCAAAATCGCACAGCATTGTTGACTCAGTTACAGGCTGGGATCAGTGACTTGACCTGGTCGCCTGATGGTAAATGGCTGGCATTTAGCCAAAAAGTTGAGGAAAAGCCAGCGGTGATTGCCAAGATGCCGGCAAAACCAAAAGGCGCAAAATGGTCCGAGTCGGCCATTGTGATTGATAAGGCCTATTATCAGGCGGATGGACGCGGTCTGGTTAAGCCAGGATATCGGCAGATATTTGTGTTGCCAAGTGAGGGCGGTACGCCTCGTCAGCTAACATCAGGTAACTATCACCACAGTGGTAAGCTGGCCTGGCGCAGCGATTCAAAGGGCATCGTGTTCTCGGCAAACCGCATTGCAGACTGGGAATATAAGCGCTTGGAGGGTGACCTGTTTGAAGTTGACTTCGCGGGTAAGATCACGCAATTGACCAATGCACCGGGTCGCGAGCACTCTCCGAGCTTTTCAGAAAATGGCAAGCAGCTGGCGTTCTTAAGCTCATCGGGTGAGCTGAACCCGTATCGCAATCACAAACTGAACATTATGAACTGGCAAAGCAAAGAATCTCGCATGATTGCGAAAGACTTTGACCGTTCAATCCAAAGCCCAAGCTGGATAGGCAGCACTAAGCTGGCAATAGCCTATGACGACCACGGTATGCGCAAGCTGGCGACAATCACGACTAAAGGCAAAATTAAAGATCTGACCAATACGCTGTCAGGCACCACGCTGGGCCGTCCTTACCTGAGCGGTCAGTTCAGCGCCAACTTTGATGGTGAGATTGCCTTTACCAAAGGCTCAAGCTCGCGTCCGGCTGATGTCGCTGTCACAACCAGTAAAGGCAAAGTGAAATCGCTGACTGCGCTGAACGAGGACTTACTGGCACACAAAACACTGGGTAAAGTGCACGAAATCACATACAAATCATCGTTTGATGGTGAGCAGATCCAGGGCTGGTACATCACGCCACCAAATTTTGATCCGAATAAGAAGTATCCATTGTTGATGGAGATCCACGGTGGTCCACACCTGGCTTATGGCCCACATTTCTCGGCTGAGTTACAACGCTACGCAGCACAGGGCTATGTGGTGTTTTACGACAACCATCGTGGTAGTAGCTCATATGGTGAGCGTTTTGCCATGCTGCTGAAATACAAGTACAGCTCAAAAGAAGACTTTGCCGATCACAACTCTGGTGTTGACGCCATGATTACCAAGGGCTTTATTGATCAGGATAACCTGTTTATCGCGGGTGGCTCTGCAGGCGGTATCGCCACTGCCTATGCCATTGGCCTGACAGATCGCTTTAATGCTGCTGTGGTTGTTAAGCCAGTGATCAACTGGTTGAGCAAAGTACTGACGGCCGACAGTGGTCTGGTGCAGATCCCCACTCAGTTCCCAGGGATGCCGTGGGAGCATGTTGATCATTACTGGGAGCGCTCGCCGCTGTCTTTGGTAGGCAATGTTACCACGCCAACCATGTTAATGACTGGAGAGGAAGACCTGCGTACGCCAATGGCTGAAACAGAGCAGTTCTATCAGGCACTAAAACATCGTAAAATAGACTCCGTGCTGGTGAAAATTCCGGGTGCACCCCATGGTATCGCCGGGCGTCCCTCGCGGATGATCAGTAAAATAGAACACACGCTCGCGTGGTTCGAAAAGTACACAAAATAA
- a CDS encoding LysR family transcriptional regulator: MDKLVCIRLFTEVAHKGSFTHAANALNMTQSSVSKKVAWLEQHLGFTLFHRTSRAIALTSAGKAYLTYSQSLLDTMAEVEHQIRDEQAQVNGHIKLSAPSAFATQRLAEPLAEFMRRYPKITLDISVSDQQVDLINEDVDIAIRASVLKDSGLKAKKLLDHSVCYFASPDYLKRQGMPHSPDELKAHQCLTYSLNKPSNVWLFDKTHYKLNEYIRSDSPEMIVRLALSGLGIAAMPDWMIAQQLRDKTLVTLFDNWQGHTLPMYALYKNTEFTPVRFRALIDFLAEHFAY, translated from the coding sequence ATGGACAAACTCGTTTGCATCAGACTATTTACCGAAGTCGCACATAAGGGCAGCTTTACGCATGCCGCAAACGCTCTCAATATGACGCAAAGTTCTGTAAGCAAGAAAGTGGCCTGGCTTGAACAACATCTTGGTTTCACCTTATTTCACAGGACATCCCGCGCCATAGCCCTAACCTCAGCAGGCAAGGCTTACCTCACCTACAGCCAGTCACTACTAGATACTATGGCCGAAGTAGAACACCAGATCCGTGATGAACAGGCACAGGTAAATGGCCATATAAAACTCTCCGCGCCCAGTGCCTTCGCAACACAGCGTCTGGCTGAGCCACTTGCTGAATTTATGCGTCGTTACCCAAAAATTACGTTAGACATCAGTGTCAGCGATCAACAGGTAGATTTGATCAACGAAGACGTAGACATCGCCATCAGAGCGTCAGTCCTGAAGGACTCCGGATTAAAAGCAAAGAAGTTGTTGGATCACTCAGTTTGCTATTTTGCATCACCTGACTATCTGAAACGTCAAGGTATGCCACACTCTCCTGACGAATTAAAAGCGCATCAATGCCTCACCTATTCGCTGAACAAACCATCAAATGTCTGGTTATTTGATAAAACACACTACAAACTCAACGAGTATATTCGCTCAGATAGTCCCGAGATGATTGTCAGGTTGGCTTTGTCCGGGCTCGGTATCGCGGCAATGCCAGACTGGATGATCGCCCAACAACTAAGAGACAAAACGCTCGTCACTTTATTTGATAACTGGCAAGGCCATACCCTACCTATGTACGCTCTATATAAAAATACCGAGTTTACGCCAGTAAGGTTTAGAGCCCTAATAGACTTCCTCGCGGAGCATTTTGCTTATTAA